The following are encoded together in the Planococcus antarcticus DSM 14505 genome:
- a CDS encoding cyclase family protein, with amino-acid sequence MGPKKIIGISMELSDMTPEWPGDAPFSYELSVTKQQSGSVNIGKLQTSTHIGTHVDAPFHYDEQGLKVHELPLDIYLSKAQVMDVSGFDKISSSDLEPLGEGVTALLLKTLAWKDRYEFPGKWPVFDDSIAEWMADNKVRLLGVDVPSVDPETSKELPMHQAMNRHQRFILEGIVLDDVAEGVYQLAALPLKIKGAEGSPVRAILYT; translated from the coding sequence CCATGGAATTGAGCGATATGACGCCAGAATGGCCGGGGGATGCGCCGTTCAGCTATGAGCTGTCTGTCACTAAGCAGCAAAGCGGTTCAGTCAATATCGGAAAACTGCAGACAAGTACTCATATTGGCACGCATGTTGACGCACCTTTTCACTATGATGAACAGGGGCTCAAGGTACATGAGCTTCCGCTGGACATCTATTTATCGAAAGCGCAGGTTATGGACGTCAGTGGCTTCGACAAAATCAGTTCATCGGACTTAGAGCCGCTTGGAGAAGGAGTCACAGCTCTATTGCTAAAAACCTTGGCCTGGAAAGATCGATACGAATTCCCTGGAAAATGGCCGGTGTTTGATGATTCGATCGCAGAATGGATGGCTGACAATAAAGTCAGGCTTCTTGGAGTCGACGTTCCATCGGTGGATCCTGAGACCAGTAAGGAATTGCCGATGCACCAGGCGATGAACCGACACCAACGATTTATTCTAGAGGGCATTGTATTGGATGATGTGGCAGAAGGAGTATACCAGTTAGCAGCATTGCCTTTAAAGATTAAAGGCGCGGAAGGCAGTCCCGTCCGAGCAATCCTTTATACTTAA